GAGTGACGGGTGGCGGAGGGACCCTGGGCCGCGCCTTTGGGAGGAGCAGGGAACCCGCGAGCAGGGCCCAGCGCTCCCTCGGCAGCCCAGGCGGGAGGAGAGTGAATTCCAGCCGCACATTCCCGCAGTTCTTCGCAGGAACTTCTCTGGCGTCTCCCCTCCCCTGGGCACACACCAGCCTGGCCCGACTCCCACCCTGCTCTCTCTTCTCAGAGCCCCGACCCACGGCGTTGACGGAATGGAGTGCCCTTCCCATTGGCCCGAGCGTCATTCCCTGAGGTGGCACTGCCCTCCTGATTGGCTGGCCACTCCCGACTCCGCACCCCTCCCGCCGCTCGGGTGGCCCGGCTCCCCGCCTCCTAGCACCGCCCGAAGCCCCCACCCTAGCCACCTCCCTCCGCGCACCCGCCTGCGCGCGGGGCCCAGCTCCGCTCCGCTCGCGCAGCGACCCGGCCCGCGCGCTGGCCCCGCCCCCGGGGCGCGCGGCTCTATAAATACAGCTGCGCTGGCGGCTGGGGGAGAGCGCAGTGGAGGAGGCGCGGTAGTGAGTCGGTGCCGGGAGTGGGGAGCTCTCGGGCTAGGGGAGCGCGGCGGCGGCGACGGCGGTCCGGCTGAGTCGCAGCTCCGAAGGGAGTAACAAGGGGGCCCGGGTGGGCTACTTTTCGACTGGTACTTCCGATTTTTCTTGCCTTTTGGTTCGGGCCGAGTGTCGCCCACTGAGCAGCGATTCCCGTCGCAAAACCTGAGCGACCTTTCCATCAATTGTTGGGCTCGGGATCGCCGGGAGCCCCGAGCGCGCCAGGCGCGAAGGCAAGGGGAGAGGAGCCGGCCGCAGGCGGGGGCCAAGCGGAGCTTGCCGACCTCCCTCGCTCGCCCCAGCCAGTCCTTTCGCGCAGGGCGCAGGGCGCGCGCGATGAAGGCGGTGAGCCCGGTGCGCCCTTCGGGCCGCAAGGCGCCGTCGGGCTGCGGCGGCGGGGAGCTGGCGCTGCGCTGTCTGGCCGAACACGGCCACAGCCTGGGAGGCTCGGCCGCCGCGGCCGCTGCGGCGGCGGCAGCGCGCTGCAAGGCAGCCGAGGCGGCGGCCGACGAGCCGGCGCTGTGCCTGCAGTGCGATATGAACGACTGCTACAGTCGCCTGCGGAGGCTGGTGCCCACCATCCCGCCCAACAAGAAAGTCAGCAAAGTGGAGATCCTGCAGCACGTTATCGACTACATCCTGGACCTGCAGCTGGCGCTGGAGACGCACCCGGCTCTGCTGAGGCAGCCACCACCGCCCGCGCCGCCGCACCACCCGGCCGGATCTTGTCCCACCGCGCCGCCGCGGACCCCGCTCACGGCGCTCAATACCGACCCGGTGAGAGGCCCGGTGGCGGCTGGGGCCAACGCCACAGGGGGTGCAGGAGGGTGGCGGCCGGGTGGCGGGAAGCGGGCGTTCCCTCTCTTCGGAGTGGGGGCCGGCCGAGAATGACAGTCCCCAGCCCCTTCTCCAGGCACCTGGGCCGCCCGCTGCCGGCTGGCCGGATAAGCGCGGATCGGGGAGAGCGCGCGGGGCCGGACTCGGGCTGCGCGACCCCTGTGCTGTCATCCGGCGGAGGGGTCCCCCCGGCTGCAGACTGGGTGGGGGCTCAGCGCGCCAGCTCGGTGTCCGAGGACGCCCAGGACCGTGGCGAGAGCGTCGTCTACGCCTGCTAACCTTTCCCTTGGTGTTCGGTTGCTGTTCCAGGCCGGATCGGTGAACAAGCCGGGCGACAGCATTCTGTGCCGCTGAGCCGCGCTGTCCAGGTGAGCGCGCCTTTCCCGTCTCGGGTGGCAGGTCACCAGAGACGCCCTTCCCCGGGGGCTTCCGGGGCCAGGCCCCGCGCTGTTCTTGGCCCGCGGCGTTTCTGAGTGTAAACTCGCGAGGAAGCGAACCCTCCCCGCCACCCAGTTGGCCGGCGGACCTCACGTCGCTTTAGAACCGGGCTGCCCTCTGAAGGGACACCAGCCAGCTCTCCTCCCCGGCGTCCCCGGGCCTCTCCGGTGACCGGCGGGCTCGCCCCGTCCTCTCGGCACCTCTAGGGGAGGCACCCTCGGGGGCGTGGACGGCTCCCCGGCTCCCCCGCGCCGCCGGACACCCGTAAAGAGGGGGCGCGGGCAGGTCCGCGCTCCGGGCTCCCAGAGGCCCGCGCTGCCTCCCGGGCGCCGCGCCGGCCGAGGGCTGCGGGTGGTGTCTGACCTGGCGgtttgtttgggttgttgatcgagCACGTCTTGAGTTTGTCGGTGGCGCCAGCAAGTCTGCAGCGGGAAGGTTCACACACCCCTCTATTCATTCCTCCTCCACAGGTGTGCGGCCGCCTGAGCCCCAGCCAGGAGCTctagagagggagggggaagagCAGAAGTTAGAGCCAAGCCACGGAGGACAGGAAAACACATCAGCAAATGTAGAAGCGTTTCACTCGTCATTCCAAGAGAGGgacaggaaagaaaataaaactttcattttttttttgcacgTCCATAAACATACTACATACATATTCTCTTTTGTCTCTTCATTTATAACCGCTGTGAATTGTACATTTCTGTGGTTTTTGGAGGTGCAGTTAAACTCTTTTAAGTGTGACAGGACTGATAAATAGATGATCCAGAGTAAATCCGACTTTAGAAGGCTACTTTGTGACCAAGGAGCTCAATTTTTGTTTTGAAGCTTTACTAATATACCCCAGAGCAttgtagatatatttttttttttacatctattGTTTAAAATAGATGATTATAACGGGGCAGGGAACTTTCCTTTCCCTGCAAGAATGTTACATATTGTATAGATAACCGAGTGACATTTCATACCATGTATATATAGAGATGTTCTATAAGTGTGAGAAAGTATATGCTTTAATAGACTACTGTAATTATaagatatttttaattaaatattttttgtaaatattatgtgtgtgtttttttttaatctgtgggAATATTTCTTTTGGAAAATGATTTTTCAGCTCAGTTGAAGAGCTCTTGATGTCTTGAATGTCTTTTCTGTTTGGCCTggcttttaattgttttttgttttgcccAGTATGGAAGACTCTGAAGTAGCAGTTATAGGTAGTGGTCTCGCATGACTGCATGAGATGTTTAATCACAAAATAAACATGTTCTGAGTCCattaaaatgtgttttctttaacctacattgaaatctttgtatttgaaGTGTACATGTTGAAAATATACCTTATCAACTTTTAAGTACAGGGTTTTATAGTGTAATATATAAAGAGtaagtttttgtgtttttttttttttttttaactgaggtCAAAATGGATTCTGAATGATTCTACATATAGGATGGGAAATGCTTGGATCCTTAAGGAGTTTACAAAATGTTTtatcaaagtgaaaaaaaaattgcttgtcaCTCTTCATTTTACACTAAAGCATAATGTCATGAAGTTTCATATCTGTACAGATTATTTAActcagaaatgaaaaatgttctctGCTTGCTACCAAAGGACACACTCTTGGAAATGATCATTTTCTGCTTTCCTTCCTCCAAAGAGTATTAACagtgggagagaaaaaaaaaggcaaatcctTCAAGCAGGGATAAAAGTCGATCTTCAAACATTCACTTAAGTAGACCAAAAATTCTGATGACcgcatctagattatttttttataaaaatgattttCACTATAGCTATGTCAGTTACCGCAAAGCTACTGTCCAATCTCTTGTGATGTGTAACTTTTACATGTGAAAATTAAAGTAGATTTATCCGTCTTGTACTGTGATTTCTGGTCTCATTTCTTTAAAAccttaaaacttatttttaaggCCCTTCTCCTCAAGGAAGGTATTATTTTTTAGGTTAGATAGGCCCGTCAGGGTTTGAGAACATTACGCATTTAATGTGATGGGTGCTCTACACACCAGTTAGATGGAATTGTTAGAGTGAGAGAATTAAGTAGGATTTAATTGGGTGCTTTGTAAATAGTCAACTGTGTGTGTAACGTGGtctgtttgatttttaaaaggaaaggatTTGTTTCAGATTATACAAGAATAAAAGTATTATAGACCCAAGGGACTTTTTATGAGGTCAAAGTcaaatatttatatgaatatgAAACATCATAGTCCCTAGTAGCTGAAGTGGTAGTGTCTCTGCAGAAATGAACGCAATCAGTGCTAGGAGGTTAAAACCCATTCAGAGGGTTTAAAAATCTGTCCACTCCGAGCATGTTTCCCCCTCGGctctgatattttcctggtcttGGGTATTTTTAGAATTTGATATATTTGATGTTGAACCTTATGAAATCGAAGGACTGCTTGTTTAGGTgagatttatgtttattttttatattattcattcttgtcacacatcaagaggaaaacaactaGCACACTGCTGGAATTCCAAATCTAAAGAATTCTAACGATTGCATTCTTTGTTATTAAGAAGGGCACAATTCCTCCTTTTTATTTGGCAGTTTAATTTCAGTAGGAAGCATGTCACATGTGCAATGTTGGAGTTGAGTGTTTATCATGCCCGGCTGCTGAACCCTACCTAAGCCTTTGAGCAGAGTTTGAAACTCATACTGGTGGTCGCTAAGTCTCAAAACAAATAGACAGATTGGGGGAGGGGGCGTTGAACATAGAGGTTGCAATTTGAATTTGTATTTGGGCATTAAAAAACACTAAAAGAAAGGAAAGTGTTCTAGATATAATATTTCAGAGACTTGACATTTTCCCCTTGGCTACTCAAGCAGCATTGGACGTCTCCAAAGAAACAAAGTCTTTGTTAATGAAATAACAAAAAACACTATATACAGTTGTATAAGATAGTGCATTCTATTAAAATGCTGGCTGTGTCCTAACCAAACAACCAGAtaataaaaaacattttggctctTATCTAGGTAGTTCTAGTTATTCATATATTTAGTTTAACAAAGGAAAAACTCCTGACTTTTCTTAATTTGTAGACTTTCATTGTATAGGCACAACCAAAGAGTAAGAGTCATTTGAAATCCTGGAAAGAAAGTAAATACCCCACACAGTGGACATTGCTTCTAAGGTTGTTATAAAATCCTCACATCTCAAACATCTTATGGTAaagctggaaagaaaaaaaaaataccttttcaTTTCAAAGAACTCATATACTCTGCTATTGTATAAATCCTACTCAACTTTATTGTCAAGCTTTAACTGCATTTttagaacttttaagaattttgaaTCCCTAATACCTATTGTATTAGATGCCTTCTATGACAATAAATCTTCACTGAGCAAAAGGTTCTGAAGTTTGTGGTTTTTAATTGACTTTTACTGAGTTATGTGATTTTTCATTATCAAGAATGGGTCTCTTGATGGATCACCTCAATTATTTACAGTGTTTCTTACCATATGATGAAAAATGGGGCTCAGAAAGGGTTTCTCCTTTGAAAGGAAAAAAGCTGCCCTACTCTTCAGTGTCTGCGAGGGCAGGAAGCAGTAGCCTCAAGAAAGCGCAGGAGGCTGTCCAGGGGAAACTAGGCCAAAGCCCCAAAAGGTACTATTTCACAGTAGTGCGTAGCCAAATAAAACTGGCCTTGCCTTTCTAGTTGGCACACTGGAATCACATACATGTTAATCAGCGCAGTTAGCCCTGGGGTCTCAGCAGGGTCCCCCCCACACCCTGCAGCCTGCTGAGGAAGGAGGCCCTCCCACTGCTCTTCCTAAGCCCGGAGTCATTGGCCGGCTCCAGGGTGAATCCTTCTAGGGCTGCCCTCAGTCGGCGTTCTTCAGACCCGAGGGTTTCTTGCAATTATAACCCATGACATTTTGCTAAAATGTTATTAGCTTTATGGATTAGAACCATGGCCCATTAGATTTTAGAACTGTGATTTTACTTTCTCTACCTGGAGCCCTGACTCAAACCATCCTTTAAAAGATTAAACCAACCAACCGACCGACAGACACAAACAACTTGACCAAAGGGAACCCATTTCCTGGGGGAGACAACCTGCAGTCTTTAGACTTAATTGAAAATACTCGAAATTTTCAGTGAAGTTTCACAAAGGTTTTGGGTTTGAGGGTCTCCTTTACACTGACTCGCGTGTTCTGGCTCCTTCTACGGTTTCCCCCCTAAGCGCTGAAACCCAGATAACCCACATCGCCAAGGGTTTTCTAACTCACCCAAGCAAAGCAAGCCAGCAGTGGGGCTGAAGTCAGTCCCTCATTCAGAGGCGCCTCCAGGGACGTGGAAAGAGCGCTGGGAAAACCCGAGTTCATTTGAAAAGTCCCTCTGAGTCCATAAAAGGGAACACACCTCAGGATCCGGGAAAGAGGAGCAAAGTGTGTTGCCCGTGTTCCTCTGGCTGGAAGATGGCTAAAGAGGAACTGAATTTAAAATGCTTAAATAAAGAGAACCAAGACATATTTTCTACATGAATCCactggtatctttttttttttttttttttcctggagaagAAAGCTCATACTATAAATAGGAACTTTCTAAGAGATTATGTAAGTATTGGTAAAATATTCAAGTTCATGGGTAAATGAGAGGCCATTATAGGCTTTTGATGACTGTTTCTCAATTGTTTATGACATAAAATACCTGCACTTTTGAAATGCATATAATAAAATCGATTTTTCAAaattctatcttttctccaaagttTAAGTTCCAAGGGAAAGAACTGTGGTCTTACAGTTCTTCGTGAAAATTCATGTTTCTTAAATATTTACATAAGTATTTGcaatatttcttaaatattttaaacatttgcttacctatttaaaagattttcttaaatatttcctaTTTCCTTCTCAAGTTTTAACATCAACTAAGAGACTGTACTTGTGGGTATGCAAACAAAAAAATAGCCATGTGCAGGAAATTATCTTTCAAAAGGGCTTTTCAccctaataaaataaatacactaTGTTAATTTTCCCCAATTCCCCCGAGGTTTTACTTTCTAAGGTGGGGATTTCCACAAAGACTCACCTTCCATTTGGGGGGGGAACTATTACAACCAACAGTTGTAAGGCAGGATAAAAAGCAAAGCACTGGTAAATCAATTGTTATGCTTCACATTTCCTAAAATATGGTCTTAACTTCTCAGGTATctcaagaaaagagagagagagagagagagagagagagagagagagagagggggggaaaTGGGGAAGTTCTTATTGTAAGTCCAGCTTAGAGGAAACCTGGGAGATGGACACAGAGATAAAAGCCTTACACCTTACAACAGCATCCTTCTGGAACACACTTCTCACACTCAGGTGTTGAACCTGAGTTTATGGCCATGGTTAAAACCAAGCAGCCTTCTTAAGGTGGGATTTTTCTTTCTGTGCCCCACAGTGCCTTGTAAATGGGTTGTTGAACTGCGAGAAGAATGTCCTAAAGATGGCCTTTCCAGCCTTCTCCACTACTCCTTGCCCTTTCATCTGCATTGAGTCACAGGTGAGCTTCAAACCAATGCATCTGGCTGCCCTCTTGTCCTCTGCGCCTCTGAAAAGCCACAGATTTGAAACAGGCTTTGATGTTCTTCCCCAAAACCCTCCCTTTCTGGGCTACCCATCTTGGCTAGTGGAACCTGTGGTCAAGGCAGAGACCGGGGGCAAGTGCTCGCCTGAGTCTTGATCCACACCTTCAGTTGGGCACAAACGTTCCCGCTGAAGCTCCCTGGAACCCCCCAGCCTCCCAGTCCTCACGGCTTCTCCAGCTCAGTCCCCTGTGTTTCACACCTGGGCTCTAGGTCATCTCTGGCCTCCTGTCCCATCTTTCCTCCTCTTCTCTATCTTCATGCTAATCTGACCACATTACTCCTTCACAGTCGCCCACTGCCCATGGGGGGACTCCAACTCCTTGGACCAGCATTCAGGGCCCCCATGAGCACGTCCTTCAAGAATCATTTCCTGCAGTCCTTTCCCTCCTCCACTCCGGCTGCctccacacacacattttatgctTCAGCTGTACCTGGGATCTCATCCTGTGTGTGCTGGACAGAAAAGCACGCTGGCCTTTATGTCCTGACAGAGGAGGCTGATTTCCTGAGTGTCTAGAAGGGAGCAGCTTCAGGAAGGGCATGTATGGAATGTGGACCAAGGAGGGTGGGGGACAGAGGGC
This region of Callospermophilus lateralis isolate mCalLat2 chromosome 6, mCalLat2.hap1, whole genome shotgun sequence genomic DNA includes:
- the Id4 gene encoding DNA-binding protein inhibitor ID-4, which codes for MKAVSPVRPSGRKAPSGCGGGELALRCLAEHGHSLGGSAAAAAAAAAARCKAAEAAADEPALCLQCDMNDCYSRLRRLVPTIPPNKKVSKVEILQHVIDYILDLQLALETHPALLRQPPPPAPPHHPAGSCPTAPPRTPLTALNTDPAGSVNKPGDSILCR